In the Chitinophagales bacterium genome, one interval contains:
- a CDS encoding metal-dependent transcriptional regulator: protein MFSATEENYLKCIYLLMEKNGIRPVTTNEISEQMKTKAATVTDMLKRLSDKRLIHYKKYQGVKLTNTGEASALSIVRKHRLWEYFLVEKLKFQWDEVHAVAEQLEHVNSELLIEKLDAFLSHPKFDPHGDPIPDQQGKLSASKFKNLTSLKVKEQGRVAAVIEQQPAFLKHLDRLHLHMSTPVKVLECIEYDKSMVISINHTAGINISHDIAKNILVSK, encoded by the coding sequence ATGTTTTCGGCGACAGAAGAAAATTACCTGAAATGCATTTACCTGCTCATGGAGAAAAACGGTATACGCCCGGTTACCACCAATGAGATTTCGGAACAGATGAAAACCAAGGCGGCCACTGTCACTGACATGCTAAAAAGGCTGTCGGATAAAAGACTGATCCATTATAAGAAATATCAGGGCGTAAAGCTGACCAATACCGGCGAAGCCAGTGCGCTTTCCATCGTCAGGAAGCACCGGTTGTGGGAGTATTTCCTCGTCGAGAAACTGAAATTTCAATGGGATGAAGTGCATGCTGTTGCAGAACAGCTTGAGCATGTAAATTCTGAATTGCTGATTGAGAAGCTGGATGCCTTTCTAAGCCATCCGAAATTTGATCCGCACGGCGATCCGATACCTGATCAACAGGGTAAACTCTCTGCCTCAAAATTCAAGAATCTCACTTCCTTAAAAGTGAAAGAGCAAGGCCGTGTGGCTGCGGTAATTGAACAGCAACCTGCATTTCTTAAGCATCTCGACCGGCTCCATCTTCATATGAGTACGCCGGTGAAAGTATTGGAGTGTATTGAATATGACAAGAGCATGGTCATTTCAATTAATCATACCGCCGGTATCAACATCAGTCATGACATTGCTAAAAACATCCTGGTTTCCAAATGA
- a CDS encoding Nramp family divalent metal transporter: protein MNTTQSTHAKSLEDVHASVDTTKKTGFFRSLFAFIGPAYLVSVGYMDPGNWATDLAAGSGFGYSLIWVLLMSNLMAILLQSHSARLGIVRGLDLAQASKATYPGIVNIPLYILAEIAIAATDLAEVLGLAIGLNLLFGVPLLIGVTIAVLDAVLLLVIINFGIRKMEAVIFSLVFIISASFFVEMFFAQPDPVAIIHGFVPAIHNDIALYIAIGIIGATVMPHNLYLHSALVQTRKIDPSVAGIRKALRFNIIDSTIALNIAFLVNASILILASAAFFSNGYFEITEIQDAHKLLEPLLGTKMAPILFAVALIASGQCSTITGTLAGQIVMEGYIHLRITPWIRRLITRLIAVIPAFLVIWLKGEENTGELLILSQVILSLQLGFAVVPLIHFVSDKAKMGSFVIGKWSKAGSWLTALIIISLNAKLVLNEVVSMMENSGAYWWAVYFIVIPVVAGAGLLLLYIIFHPYLQGQSKKLRVPHPEQLPSSFPVNAYFKRIAITVDFSETDQKAISRALTTGGKSCDYLLIHVVESAGAMLMEKDISDLESGTDHANLLQYTKLLSEQGYQVRSELGFGRRSKIIPRLVKAFNADLLVMGTHGHHGIKDVLFGETINAVRHKIGIPLLAVK from the coding sequence ATGAATACTACTCAATCAACTCATGCCAAATCGCTGGAAGATGTTCATGCTTCCGTTGATACCACAAAGAAGACCGGGTTTTTCAGATCACTGTTTGCTTTTATCGGTCCTGCCTACCTCGTAAGTGTTGGTTATATGGATCCGGGTAACTGGGCAACAGACCTTGCCGCAGGAAGTGGCTTCGGCTATTCACTGATATGGGTGCTCCTGATGTCAAACCTCATGGCCATCCTGCTGCAAAGCCACAGTGCGAGGCTTGGTATAGTAAGAGGGCTTGACCTTGCACAGGCTTCAAAAGCTACGTATCCCGGCATTGTCAACATCCCACTCTATATCTTGGCGGAGATTGCCATTGCAGCCACTGACCTTGCTGAAGTGCTGGGCCTGGCTATCGGACTTAATTTACTCTTTGGCGTCCCCTTACTGATCGGCGTAACCATTGCGGTGCTGGATGCAGTACTCCTCCTCGTAATTATCAATTTCGGTATCCGAAAGATGGAAGCCGTTATTTTTTCACTCGTATTCATCATCAGCGCTTCCTTCTTTGTTGAAATGTTTTTTGCACAACCCGATCCTGTTGCCATTATTCATGGATTTGTTCCTGCAATTCACAATGACATAGCCTTGTACATCGCCATCGGCATAATTGGGGCTACGGTAATGCCGCATAATCTATACCTTCATTCAGCACTGGTGCAAACACGTAAGATAGATCCATCTGTTGCCGGCATCAGGAAGGCATTGCGTTTTAATATCATTGATTCTACCATTGCGCTCAACATTGCCTTCCTGGTAAATGCTTCCATACTCATCCTCGCAAGTGCTGCTTTTTTCAGTAATGGCTATTTTGAAATTACAGAAATACAGGATGCACATAAATTGCTGGAACCTTTGCTGGGTACAAAAATGGCCCCAATACTCTTTGCTGTTGCATTGATTGCTTCCGGTCAGTGTTCCACCATTACCGGCACACTGGCAGGTCAGATTGTGATGGAAGGTTATATCCATCTTCGTATCACGCCATGGATCAGGCGGCTGATAACCCGTTTGATTGCAGTGATACCGGCATTCCTGGTGATCTGGTTAAAGGGGGAAGAAAACACGGGCGAACTGCTGATTCTCAGCCAGGTGATCCTCAGCCTGCAGCTTGGCTTCGCAGTCGTTCCGCTTATTCACTTCGTGAGTGACAAGGCAAAAATGGGAAGCTTTGTGATCGGGAAGTGGTCAAAAGCCGGATCATGGTTAACAGCACTTATCATCATATCTTTAAATGCTAAATTAGTGTTGAATGAAGTGGTTTCCATGATGGAAAACAGTGGTGCATACTGGTGGGCTGTTTACTTTATTGTTATTCCGGTTGTAGCCGGCGCCGGATTACTGTTACTCTATATCATTTTCCATCCTTACCTGCAAGGTCAAAGCAAGAAGTTGCGTGTACCACATCCTGAACAGTTACCTTCCAGTTTTCCTGTGAATGCATATTTTAAAAGAATTGCCATTACCGTTGACTTTTCCGAAACCGATCAGAAGGCTATCTCCCGCGCATTAACCACGGGCGGAAAGTCATGTGATTATCTCCTGATTCATGTCGTTGAATCGGCAGGCGCCATGCTGATGGAAAAGGATATTTCAGATCTCGAATCAGGCACTGATCATGCAAACTTATTGCAATACACAAAACTGCTATCAGAACAGGGCTACCAGGTTCGTTCAGAACTTGGTTTCGGCAGACGGTCAAAAATCATTCCCAGGCTTGTCAAAGCATTCAATGCAGATTTACTGGTTATGGGAACGCACGGCCACCATGGAATAAAAGATGTGTTGTTTGGCGAAACCATAAATGCCGTGAGGCATAAGATTGGAATACCTTTGCTGGCGGTGAAATAA
- the smpB gene encoding SsrA-binding protein SmpB — protein MSDSINIKNKKAYFEFEFIDKFIAGMVLTGTEIKSIREGKVNMNDGWCYFQKNDLWIRNLNISAYEKGTHYNHDPLRPRKLLLNKKELNKLQDKMKEKGLTVIPLRLFISDRGFAKLEIALAKGKKIHDKRDTIKERDAKRELNREGKHR, from the coding sequence ATGAGTGACAGCATCAACATAAAAAACAAGAAGGCGTATTTTGAATTTGAGTTTATTGATAAGTTCATTGCCGGAATGGTATTGACAGGTACCGAGATAAAATCAATCCGTGAAGGCAAAGTAAATATGAACGACGGCTGGTGTTATTTTCAGAAGAACGACCTGTGGATCAGGAATCTTAATATCTCCGCATATGAGAAAGGAACTCACTACAACCATGATCCTTTAAGACCGAGGAAATTGCTCCTTAACAAAAAAGAACTGAATAAGCTGCAGGACAAGATGAAAGAAAAAGGGCTCACGGTTATTCCGCTGCGGCTATTCATCAGCGACCGTGGTTTTGCAAAACTGGAGATTGCCCTGGCAAAAGGGAAAAAAATCCATGATAAAAGGGATACCATAAAAGAACGGGATGCTAAACGTGAATTAAACAGGGAAGGCAAACACAGATGA